One genomic segment of Tursiops truncatus isolate mTurTru1 chromosome 11, mTurTru1.mat.Y, whole genome shotgun sequence includes these proteins:
- the BIK gene encoding bcl-2-interacting killer isoform X3: MNAGPLWPGEQETWVEEMYQARPLSRNLFLYTFLQNHGPGFLDDQGEGLPGMTNILEFHPVSPYSDGPHYLAMQLASIADEMELRLLLPQFVEPIRMTVYSHIGLRDILRSFMVAFTNLRENRSLWSFLTLRDRESPPCG, encoded by the exons ATGAACGCTGGTCCACTCTGGCCTGGGGAGCAGGAGACTTGGGT agaagaaatGTATCAAGCAAGACCCCTCTCTAGGAACCTCTTTTTGTACACCTTCCTGCAAAACCATGGCCCTGGCTTCCTGGATGACCAAGGTGAGGGGCTACCCGGCATGACCAATATCTTGGAGTTCCACCCTGTCTCCCCCTACAG TGACGGCCCCCATTACTTGGCCATGCAGCTGGCCTCCATTGCTGACGAGATGGAGCTGAGGCTGCTGCTACCCCAGTTCGTCGAGCCCATCCGGATGACCGTGTACAG CCACATAGGACTGAGGGACATTCTTAGAAGTTTTATGGTGGCTTTCACTAACCTCAGGGAGAACAGAAGCCTCTGGAGCTTCCTGACCCTCAGGGACAGG gaatCGCCTCCATGCGGCTGA
- the BIK gene encoding bcl-2-interacting killer isoform X1, protein MNAGPLWPGEQETWVEEMYQARPLSRNLFLYTFLQNHGPGFLDDQGEGLPGMTNILEFHPVSPYSDGPHYLAMQLASIADEMELRLLLPQFVEPIRMTVYSHIGLRDILRSFMVAFTNLRENRSLWSFLTLRDRVSLDSMTLTYIPASGAAAPRGIPSLDATVRTTPYYPVLPACPVSTAAWSQRPLGLRLRLVDQMHESLPASTPEPCFSLCQESPPCG, encoded by the exons ATGAACGCTGGTCCACTCTGGCCTGGGGAGCAGGAGACTTGGGT agaagaaatGTATCAAGCAAGACCCCTCTCTAGGAACCTCTTTTTGTACACCTTCCTGCAAAACCATGGCCCTGGCTTCCTGGATGACCAAGGTGAGGGGCTACCCGGCATGACCAATATCTTGGAGTTCCACCCTGTCTCCCCCTACAG TGACGGCCCCCATTACTTGGCCATGCAGCTGGCCTCCATTGCTGACGAGATGGAGCTGAGGCTGCTGCTACCCCAGTTCGTCGAGCCCATCCGGATGACCGTGTACAG CCACATAGGACTGAGGGACATTCTTAGAAGTTTTATGGTGGCTTTCACTAACCTCAGGGAGAACAGAAGCCTCTGGAGCTTCCTGACCCTCAGGGACAGGGTAAGCCTCGATTCCATGACCTTGACTTACATTCCTGCCAGTGGTGCAGCTGCTCCACGGGGCATACCCTCTCTGGATGCCACAGTCCGCACCACTCCCTACTACCCGGTCCTGCCTGCTTGCCCCGTTTCTACCGCTGCCTGGTCCCAAAGGCCTCTGGGTTTGAGACTCCGGCTTGTGGACCAGATGCACGAATCCTTGCCTGCTTCCACACCTGAGCcatgcttctccctctgccaggaatCGCCTCCATGCGGCTGA
- the BIK gene encoding bcl-2-interacting killer isoform X2 → MNAGPLWPGEQETWVEEMYQARPLSRNLFLYTFLQNHGPGFLDDQGEGLPGMTNILEFHPVSPYSDGPHYLAMQLASIADEMELRLLLPQFVEPIRMTVYSHIGLRDILRSFMVAFTNLRENRSLWSFLTLRDRVSPSPWPELALSLLLVVTLSWGRRLH, encoded by the exons ATGAACGCTGGTCCACTCTGGCCTGGGGAGCAGGAGACTTGGGT agaagaaatGTATCAAGCAAGACCCCTCTCTAGGAACCTCTTTTTGTACACCTTCCTGCAAAACCATGGCCCTGGCTTCCTGGATGACCAAGGTGAGGGGCTACCCGGCATGACCAATATCTTGGAGTTCCACCCTGTCTCCCCCTACAG TGACGGCCCCCATTACTTGGCCATGCAGCTGGCCTCCATTGCTGACGAGATGGAGCTGAGGCTGCTGCTACCCCAGTTCGTCGAGCCCATCCGGATGACCGTGTACAG CCACATAGGACTGAGGGACATTCTTAGAAGTTTTATGGTGGCTTTCACTAACCTCAGGGAGAACAGAAGCCTCTGGAGCTTCCTGACCCTCAGGGACAGG GTGTCCCCCAGCCCGTGGCCTGAGCTGGCGCTGTCCCTGCTGCTGGTGGTGACGCTCAGCTGGGGGCGCCGCCTCCACTGA